The sequence TAGTACGGGATGCCGAGGTCGCCGGAGCCGAGGCCTTGCCGGCTCGCCGAGTCGCCCGGCTGGTCGCACAGCGCGGTGCCGTTCTGCCCGGCGGCGGCCGCGGGCGTGGCGCCCAGCAGTCCGGCTCCGGCGAGCGTGACGCCCAGGCCCATGCCCGTCTTGAGCAGGGAACGGCGACTCGGGCCGGAGGGGGCGCGGGAGGCGAGAGGGGACGGACATGTGATCGATCCTCCGGATGTGGTCGGTGTTTCCGGATGTGGCCGCAGTTCTCGGATGCGGTCGGTGCGTCCGGGAGCGGTCGGTGTTCCGGTACCGGACGCTAGGAGCGGCCGATGAAATCGTCGTGAAACCCGGCTTCTTGTGTCAGTCGTCCGGCATGTCGGTCCTCGCGCGGCCTGCCAGGTGCTCGGCCAGCGCGTGGAAGACGAAGGGATTCGGGATCCCGGAGGCCAGGGATCCCCAGACCTCCCACCGCCCCCCGACGCGGACGGCGGCGGAACCGTTGCGGATCTCGATCCGCTCGATCTGCGGCCAGCGCAGGGACACCCGTCCGGAGCCGATCCCGTCCTTGGTGATCCAGACCGGGCCGAAGGTGAGCCGCGCGCCCCGGGCCAGCGCCGCCAGCGCGCGCGGTACCTGGGCCTCGGTGACAGCGCGACGGATCTCGGGCACCCACACCTGTGGGTGCCCGAAGGCGCCGCCGCGCAGCACGATCCACTCGCCGTCGATGTCCGTGAGCACGCAGGCACGGGTGATGCCCCGGGTGGACAGAACTCTGCGCCGACGCACCACGGTGGTGTCGTAGCGGATGACGTGGATCCGCCCGTCGAGGGCCACCGTCACCCCGTGCTCGTAGAAGTCCAGCCGTGCCCCCGCGCTCGTGCCCTTCCCGCCGCCGGAACGCCGCCGGCGGCGCACGCCCGGCACCGTGGCCGGGGCTCGGTAGGTGGCGCGTCGTCTGCCCAGCCGTGCCCGCCCCGCGGCTTCGGAGACTCTCGCCAGCAGCAGCTCCTCCTCGCGGTCCTGGGACATTCCCTGGGTCACGCCACATCCGCCCGGCCGAGACCGGGACCCGCGGCGCCGCGCCGCAGGATCTCCCACCGTGCCCGGCGCAGCCGTTCCCCCGGCGCCACCCCCAGGTCGTCGGCGAGCCGCCGGCGGGCCCGGTCGAAGACGGCCAGCGCCTCGGCCCGCCGGTCCCCGCGCTCCAGCGCGCGCATCAGCAGCGCGGCGACCGGTTCGTTCAGCGGCTGCTCCAGAGCCAGGGCGGACAGTTCCGCGATCGTCTCGGCGACGCGGCCGAGCCTCAACTGCCAGGTGGCCTTGCGCTGTACGAGGGTGACTCTGCGTTCGACGAGACGCAGCCGCTCCAACTCGGCCAACGGCCCCGGCAGTCCGGCGAGCGGCTCACCCCGGAAAAGATCCAGCGCCCGGGCACACAGCCGCACCGCCTCGGACAATTCCCCGGCTCGCTCGGCGGCCCCGGCCGCGGTGACGAGGTCCTCCACGCACGCGACGTCCACCTCGACCACACCGCGGACCAGCCGGTAGCCGTACCGGTCGTGCCGGATCACCGAGTCCGGGCAGTCTCCGAGACGCAGGTTCTTGCGCAGCCGGTACACATACACCGGTACGACGTTCCCGCCCGGCGACTCCATTCCCCAGACGCCGTCCAGCAGTTCCTGCCTGCTGACCGACCGGTCCGGGCTGAGCGCCATCGCCGCCAGCACGGCCTGCTGCCGGACCGGGCCGATGTCCACGGGCCGCCCGGCCCGCCAGGCCAGGACCGGTCCCAGCACGGAGATCCGCAGCCAGGGGTCGGGGGCCGGGCCGGTACGTTGCCGGGCGCCGAGCGGCGACGCCGCGCCCGCCGCCGTCCGGCGCGGGCCCTGGCCCGGCACGACCAGACCGCAGTCGAAGGCGTGCACGATGGCGGCGGCCCGGTCGCGCAGCCCCAACTTCGTCAGGACGTGCCCCAGATGTCCGGCCACCACGTGCTCGGGCAGTGTGAGGGCGTCGGCGATCTCGGCGTCCGCGAGGCCGCACCCCAGTGCGTAGAGCACCTCGCGTTCGCGAGCGGTGAGGGCGGCGACGCCCGGATGTCCCTGGTAGGGGGTCGTCGAAAGCATGCTGCGACGGTGGCCCGGGTGGAGGAAACGTGGACAGGCCATTGAACCGGTCATATGTGACCGGTGGCCGCGCTAGAGTCTCCCACCTGCGAAAACTCGATATTTCAGGGGGAAGGTCCGTGACTTGTGGCCAGTGAGTTCGGCGCCGTCCTGCGACGGCTGAGAGACCGGGCGGGGCTGACCCAGGAGGAGCTGGAACGGCGTTCCGGGGTGAGTGTGAGCACCATCCGCGGACTGGAGACCGGCAAGCGCTCCAATCCTCGTATGAGTACGGTGGAGCAGCTCGCCGACGGTCTGGCGCTGCGGCCCGAGCAGCGCGAGGAGTTGCTGATCGCCGCCGGGCTGCTCGATCCATTACGGCCCCGTCCGGCGGTGTCCGATCCGCCGGTATCCGATCCGCCGGTATCCGATCCACCCGCGGCCGATACGGCACGGCCCGTTCCGGAGCAGCCCGAGCCCGCTGACGATCCAGCCGCCGACCCCACGGCCGAGCAACTCGCCAAGCTGGTGGCCGCCCGCTGGCAGCGCGAGGAGGAACAACGACAGGTCCAGGACCCGTTCCCCTTGCCGGTCCGGTGGCAGACCGCCTCCGATGCCCTGACCGACCACTGGTCCAACATTCTCCGGCTCCCCCCGAAGGTCAAGGCCGACCCCCTCGACCTGGACGGCCGGCTGGACGAGATCACCGACGTGTACCGGCGCATCCCGTCCGGGCGTCTGGTGGTCCTGGGCAGATCCGGCTCGGGAAAGACGATCCTGGCCCTGCGCTTCGTCCTGGACCACCTGGCGACACGCAAACAAACGGAACCCGTTCCGGTGATCTTCAGCATCGGCGCGTGGAACCCCACCGCCATCACCCTGCGCGACTGGCTGGCCGCCCAGCTGACGCGTGACCACCCCGGCTACGCCGCACGCGGCCCCGACGGGGAGAGCCTGGCCTCCCAACTGGTCGAGTCCGGCCGCATCCTGCCCGTCCTGGACGGCTTCGACGAGATCGCCGCCGGCCTGCGCCGCCCCGCGCTGGAGGCCATCAACGCCACCACGCTCCCCCTCGTGCTCACCAGCCGCCCCGCCGAATACGCCGCCGCGGTCGCCGAAACCGACGTACTGACCTCGGCCGCCGCGATAGAGCTCACCGACCTCACCCTCGACGACCTCGACGACTATCTGCCTCGTACCACCCGCAAGTCCGGCCGCGCGAACCCCGCCGCGAACGCCTGGGAACCGGTACTCGCCGCACTGCGCGAGCAGTCGCCGCACCGGCAGGCGTCCCCGCTCGCCGCGGTCCTCGCGACCCCGCTGATGGTCGCGCTCGCCCGCACCATCTACAGCGACACCCCCGAGCACGACCCGGCCTCGCTCCTGGACGACGAACGTTTCGCCAGCCCCGAGGAGTTGGAGGACCACCTCCTCGACAACTTCATCCCCACCGTCTACCGCCGCCGGCTGCCGCAGTCCCAGGGTGCCGCGCCACACTCCGCCATCGCCCCCGAACGCGCCCGCCGCTGGCTCGGCCACCTCGCCCACCACCTCAGCCGTCTGGAGACCCCCGACCTGGCCTGGTGGCGGCTGGGCAGCAGCCTGCGCCGCTCCACCCGCACCCTGGTCACCGTACTTGTGACGGGACTGGTCATCGGTCTCGTCGACGGCGCCGTCGGCCTCGCCTTCAACGGCGTGCTCGCGGGCGCGATCCTGGACGCGACGGCCGTCGGACTCCTGTCCGGAGTCCTGTTCGGGCTCGCGCACTGGCTCACGTTCACGGTCAAGAACGTGCCCGTGACGCCGGCCATCGTGCGTCTGCGCATCCGCGGCAGGCCGGGGGCCCTCCAGTGGAGGGCCGGCCCCCGACTGGTGATCGGCACGTCGGGCGGGGCGCTCTTCGGCTTCGGCTACGGATTCGTGGTCGGCATCATCAGTTCGTACGCCTGGCACGCCGGACCGTCGACGGCACTGCACATCGCCCTCATCGACGGGATCTTCTTCGGCCTGGTCTTCGGCGGCGCCGCCGGGCTCACCTTCTGCCTCCTCGGCCTGCTCGAAACCCCGCTCGACATCAGCTCCGTGGTCAACCCGCGCAGCCTCCTGCACACCAACCGCCGAGCCGTCACCACCCAGCTGCTCGTCTGGGCACCCGCTTTCGGGACGATCGTCGGGGGCGGTGCCGGAGCGGCGGCCGGCCTTCTGCAGGGGCTGCTCGGTCCGCTCATCTGGGACAGCACGTCCGGACTCGTTCTCGGCATCATCAGCGGACTCGGCGGTGCTCTCGGCTACACCCTCACCCTGACCGCCTGGGGCCAGTGGGCCGTACTCACCCGGATCTGGCTGCCGTTGACCGGGCGCCTGCCCTGGGCCGTCATGGCCTTCCTGGAGGACGCCTACCAGCGCGGCGTGCTGCGCCAGGCCGGCGCGGTCTACCAGTTCCGCCACGCCCGCCTGCAGCATCACCTCGCCGGTATCCACCGAACCCGGGTGTCACGGCGATTTCATCGCTCCTCCCTAGCGTCCGGAACACGCGTCAGGCCGAAGGCGTGAGCGGATTCCGCCGACGCCCGACGCCGCCCAGTCCGTCACCACCGACCGAACAGGAACCCGGGGGAGCATCCATGCCGATCAGCAACAGGCTCACACGCTGCGCCAGGACCGTCGCCCTGGCAGCGGCGGTCACGGCCGCCACGGCCGTCGCGCCCGCCGTCGCCCACGCCGATCCCGCCCACCACTACTACATCGAGCTCGGCGGCACCGGCTCCAACGCGGACGCGCCCGCCTGCACCACCACGTACTACTACGCGAACCAGCACCTGGACGGCGGCATCGCCGTGCCGGTCTGCTACCCCGCCAGCGCCGGCCCCTGGCTCAACGGCCACAACGCGCCCGACCTGGGCGCGCCCAGCTACGACGGCAGCGTCGGACAGGGCTACCAGAACCTGCTTGCCGCCGCCGAGGACACGTACCACAAGGACCCGGGCGCACGCTTCACGATCGTCGGCTACTCCCAGGGCGCTCAGGCCGCAGACCAGTTGCTCGAAACCATCGCGACCGGCGGCACCGACATCCCGAAGGAACAGGTCGAGGGCAAGCTGTACGCCGACCCGAAGCAGCCCGACACCGGCCTGTGGGCCAAGGTTCCCAAGGGCCTGGGCATCCTCGGCTTCACCTCCGCCGGAGCCGGCCCCAAGGAGTTTTCCGGCATCCCCGTCGCGCGCTACTGCATCCACGGCGACATGGCCTGCGACGCCACGACCCCCGTGTCCGCCTACAAGTTCTTCCTCACCGACACACACCGGCGCTACGCGGAGGACGGAAACGTGATGACCCAGACCATCGCCCGCGACGGCGAGGACGGCGTCTTCTGGTACGACAACTGACCCCGGCCATCTGAGAAGGCCCAGGTCAGAATGGCTCTGACCTGGGCTTTGCCGCGCTAAGGACATGGTGTGCATTCGACAGGCCGCGCCACGCTCGGGCACCGCCGACCGCCCGGCATCGACACCCTGCACCACACGGGGAATCGCGGCCTCGACGCCATCAGCGATCCCCGCCACCGCGCCATGGTCGCGAGTGTGCTGTCCTCCGGTCTCGTCGACGGGATGATCGCCCTCGTCGACTCCTTCGACCCGCCCGTCGATCTCACGCAGGCCCGCGTCGACGCCGACGTGCCGGCGGCCGAGTTGGCGGCCTTCGGCGTCACCGTCCCCGCCGCCACAGTCGACAACATCACGCTGATGCGGGCCCTCATGGTACCCGTCGACGACGACGCGCTCGCCCTCGCCGTCGACCGCGTCTGGGTCTTCACGACCAACACCGACGACGTGTGCCGGCCGCCTACCACCGCATCCTGGACATCGCCACCGACGAGCAGCGCCCCCACCTCGACCGGTACATGACCGCCTTCGCGTACTGGCACTTCCGCCGCAGTCGCTACCGCTGGCACGACGTCTATCCCGGTCCGACGCCGATCGACACGGGCTTCACAGCACAGTCTTCCTGCGCCGGTAGTACACGACCGTCGTAGCCGCCAGCAGGGGCGCCCAGGCCAGCAGCGGGAGGTATCACACCCCCTGCGCGGCCACCGGGAGCCCGGCGACCTGGGCGATCCGCCACAGGCCGGACGGCACGGTGACAAGTGGCACCGTGTGGGCGGCGAGGACAGCCCAACGGGGAACATCGGGCAGCGCGTCGATCTTGAACATGCGTTCCATCGTGCTCACGCGGAGATGCCCGCACTTCGGCGCACAGAATGACGGCCTCCCCATACGGGGGACGAGCTCAGCCGGTGGCCCGCTTCCAGACGGTGAGCAGGCCCTGGTACCCCGGAGGGTCGAAGGAGGTCTCCCCCGAGGAGACGACGGCCGTGAGCCGGAGCATGGCCAGGTTCCCCTGGGAGGTGACCGTGCACAGCACGTCGCCCTTCTTGAGGGCCTTGCCCTGAGCCAGGTCGTTGTTGGGCAGTTCGCTGGGGAGCGGCGCGCTGTCGACGGCCTGTCGGCAGGCCTCCGGGGTGGTTCCGGTGCTCTTGGCGGTGGCGGTGCGGAAGGTCAGGTACTGGTAGATGTACTGGATCTCCGCCGCGTGGTCGCCGATCTCACCGTTCGGGTTCACCTTGGGTGTGTCCAGATCGGCGGTGATCACCTCACCGGTTCCCGGCGAGCCGATCGTCAACGGCCGGTTCTTGAAGAGGGGTTCGTACGTCTTGACCGCCGGGGGTTTCGTGGCGGGCGCCGACGGGGCTTTGCTCTTGGGTGTGCCCTGTGCACCGGCGCCGGTGGTCGGCGCCTTGTGGCCCCCGGCCTCGGATTCGGCGCCGTGGTCGGAGTCTCCGTAGAGCGACCATGCCGTGCCGGCCACGGCGGCCAGTGCCACGGCGGCGATCGCGAGGTACACGCGGCGCTTTGTGCCCGTACCGTCCGGCACCGGCACCGGCATCGCGGCCTCGGCCGGTGGCGGGGCGCCGGGCCGGAACGGGGCGGACCGGGTGGGGGCCTGGTGCAGTGGATTGTCGGCCCGCGTGGGTACGTATGTGGCGGCAGGGCGCTGCCGCGTGGCCGCCGCTTCCTGATCGAGGAGGCGGCGCACGGCCCGGCTCCGCTCGCCGACTTGTGCCGCCAGCGGGGCGGGGAGCCAGCCTGCCCAGTCGCGCGAGGAACGGCCGGAGGCCCGTTCGCACAGCTCGGCGAGTTCGGCGGGCGCCGGACGGGCGGCGGGGGTCGCGGCGAGGCAGCGCTCCAGCAGCGGACGCAGTACGTCCGGATAGCCGGAGAGGTCCGGAGGGCGCTGTGCCGTGTTGGCGATCTGGGTGGCGACGGCGAGTCCGCCGCCGGAGCCATAGGGATGCCGGCCGGTGGCGGCGACCGCGGCGATGAGTCCCAGCGAGAACACGTCGCTCGCCGGGGTCACTTCGCCGCCCGTGCCCTGCTCCGGGGACATGAACTGCGGGGTGCCGATGAAGCCGCCGCTGCGCGTCAGACGGGTGGACTCGGCAGCCCGGGCAATGCCGAAGTCGATGACCCACGGCCCGTCGGAGCCGAGGAGGATGTTGCCCGGCTTGAGGTCACGGTGCACGACTCCCGCCGTGTGCACGGCGTCCAGGGCCCGGGCGACGCAGGCGACGAGCTGGAGCGTGGTGGCCGTGGGCAGCGGACCGTGGACGTCGACGGCCTCGTCGAGGGGAATCCCGGGCACGTACTCCGAGGCCAGCCAGGGCTGTTCGCCCGCCGTGTCGTGGTCGACCACCGGCACGAGATGGTACCCACGGACCTGCTGAGCCGCCTGGACCTCCTGCTGGAACCGGCGCCGGAACTCACCGTCGCCCGCGTACTCTCGGCGGATCATCTTGAGTGCGACGGGCTGGTTTCCCCGAGTGCGGGACAGATAGACGGTCCCCATCCCGCCCTCCCCGATCCGGGCCAACAACCGGTAACCGGCCAGTTCCTGCGGTTCCTGAGCCGTCAGTGGGCGAAAGACGCCCTCGGTTCCCGTGATGGGACCCACCCCCGTCTGCATCGGTCGTCGTGCCGCGCTCCCGCGTTGATGCGGCCATGCTCAAGATCGTCATCGTAGCGGCGGGCACCGCCTTCCCCGGGCCCGCCCGACGGGGCATGCGGGCCCTCACGAGTCCTGACGCGCCCTGGCCGGGGGCGGCGGCCGCTCGGAGGCGGACTGTCACCATGTGCACCTGCTCACGTACAGTCCGTGTGCCAGCGCTTCCTTACGCTCAAGCCCATCGGTCGACCGGGAGAAGAACCATGGACACCGCAGCCGGCCCCGGCTCCCTTCATCAGGTTCCCGGAACGGGGCGGCCGCTCCCCGAAGCCGGGCTCGGGCTCGTGGAGCGGTGGCGTGCGACGGGAGGCGAACTGGTCGAGCTGCTGTCCCAGGTGCGCGAACGGTTCGGCGGGATCGCCGCGTTCCGCCTCGGGCCGGCTCCCACCGTTCTCGTCACCGACCCGCAGGCGGTCCAGCACGTCCTGGCCCGGCAGCCGGAGCTGTACGTCAAGCGCTCCCACCGCGCCCGCCTGCTGATCGGCGACGGCGTCCTGGCCGCCACCGGCACGGCGTGGAAGCGACAACGCCGCTTGCTGCAGTCCCAGTTCACCGGCACCGGGATGCGCCGCTACGAGCAGCGGATCACCGAGGCCGCCCGGACCACCGCCGGCCGCTGGGCCCGATACGCCCGGACCGGACAGACCCTCGACGTCGGACGGGAGATGCGCCGTTTCGCCCTGGACGCCATCTGGCGCTCTCTCACCGGGCACCCCCTCGATGACGGAACCGAGCGCGAACTGGCCGCAGTGGCGGCTGTGACAGCCGCCCTGCCGACTCTGCCCGCCGATGCCACCGAGGCCCAGGGTGCCGTCGCCACCGATCTCGCGCGGATCGATGCGGCCGCCCGGCGCGCCATCGACGCCGCCCGCAGCGGAGCGGCCGGCCCCCACGGCCCCGGCCTGCTGCACATCCTCACCGAGGCCGCCGCCGAGCGCCCCGAGTACACCGACCGGCTGATCCGCGACGAGTTGGTCACGCTGCTCGTGGCCGGGCACGAGACCACCGCCACCACCCTGACCTGGCTCTACCTGCTCCTCGACCGGCACCCCGCCGCCCGCGACGAAGCTCTCGCCGCCGGCGCGGAAGGCTCAGCGCAACGCCGCCAGGCCATCCAGGCCCTGGTCCACGAAACCCTCCGGCTCTACCCCTCCGCCTGGATCCTCCCCCGCCACGCGACCGAGGACGACACCCTCGCCGGGTACGCCATCGAGGCGGGCACCGACGTCCTGGTCTGCCCGTACCTCACACACCGTGACCCCGAACTGTGGCCGGACCCGGAGCACTTCGCCCCCCGGCGCTTCATCACCCCGGACGGCCGGCCCACCCACCCGGGCGCCTACTTCCCCTTCGGCATCGGCCCCCGCGCCTGCCTCGGACTGCAATTCGCGCTCCGCGAATCGACCGTCCTGCTCGAACACCTGCTGCCGGTCCACACCCTGGCCTTCTCCTCCACCCCGACGAAGACTGCGTACGGTTTGACCGTCCGACCCGACGGACCCACCACCGCAACGCTGCTTGCCGCGGGGCCGGATTCGCGTAGGGGCGGGGTCGGCTGAGCTCTCGCGGGTGTACGGCAGGCATCGACTCCGCAAGACGCGAGTGGGAGATCACCGCGCCGATGGCGCCCTCGGGGACTCCGCGTTCCTCGCGCCGACGTTCTCCGTCGCCCCGTCGATCCGCGTCCGCGACGCCGGCCGCTCCCAGACGGGCGCCGCCTTCCTCACCACCTCACCGGTGGCCGGATGGAGGCCCGGTCGCCCTCCGGGAGATTCGTCGTGCCGCCGACTGCGCCGAATGGGGATGAAAAATCCCCACCGACCTGCTGCGATTACTTTCTGTGCGCCTTCGATATGCAGGGTGTGCGGGCCTACGCAACCCTTGGAGGTATTCCTCCCAAGACACCCGTCTTGCCACAGGACCCAGGAAGGACCGTTCGCCATGCGACACATAGCCGCCCTCTTCATCGCCGCGCTCCTCGGAGCGATCGCCGCCCCTGCCGGTTCCGCCGCGGCCGCCCCGTCCCACACGAACGCCCAGGCGGTCGTGGCCCACAGCACCGTCCCCATGCCGTGCGACACCTACGTGACGAGCAAGCTCTGCTGGTGACCCCTTCTTGGCTCGGGACAGGCCGCTGGACCTTGAGGTCGCGGCCTGTTCTCGTGTGCGCGCGGATGCCGCCGGCCCATCCGCAGGCGGCGGCGCGGGCGAGGCCCCATCCGCAGGCGGTCGGCCCCAGCAGCACCGCCAGGCCGAGCATCAGGACCGTTGCGGCTCTTCCCCGGGAGGCTCCGGCCACCGGACTTCGACGCCGATGCCCACAACCAGCGGAACCGTAGCGGGGCAGGAGTATTGACTCGCAAGGCGGCACTGGCGATCCTCATGGCGCACCGATTGTAAAAGACATGACAAGTCGGTGCTGCGCGAGGGGCTGACGGGCCGGGACCTCCTCGTCGGTCCATCGCGTATCCCTTCGACCGAGGGACGTGGGCCGTGGCCATGACCAGACGCCCGTACCGCAGACGCAAAGACGTCACCGTGATGTCGCTGCTCCTCCTCGTACTGGCCATCGTGCTCGGCCCCACCCCGAGTTCGGCGGCCGGACATGACTGGTGGATCCCGAGCGCACGACCGACGCCGG is a genomic window of Streptomyces griseochromogenes containing:
- a CDS encoding DUF6585 family protein is translated as MTQGMSQDREEELLLARVSEAAGRARLGRRRATYRAPATVPGVRRRRRSGGGKGTSAGARLDFYEHGVTVALDGRIHVIRYDTTVVRRRRVLSTRGITRACVLTDIDGEWIVLRGGAFGHPQVWVPEIRRAVTEAQVPRALAALARGARLTFGPVWITKDGIGSGRVSLRWPQIERIEIRNGSAAVRVGGRWEVWGSLASGIPNPFVFHALAEHLAGRARTDMPDD
- a CDS encoding BTAD domain-containing putative transcriptional regulator translates to MLSTTPYQGHPGVAALTAREREVLYALGCGLADAEIADALTLPEHVVAGHLGHVLTKLGLRDRAAAIVHAFDCGLVVPGQGPRRTAAGAASPLGARQRTGPAPDPWLRISVLGPVLAWRAGRPVDIGPVRQQAVLAAMALSPDRSVSRQELLDGVWGMESPGGNVVPVYVYRLRKNLRLGDCPDSVIRHDRYGYRLVRGVVEVDVACVEDLVTAAGAAERAGELSEAVRLCARALDLFRGEPLAGLPGPLAELERLRLVERRVTLVQRKATWQLRLGRVAETIAELSALALEQPLNEPVAALLMRALERGDRRAEALAVFDRARRRLADDLGVAPGERLRRARWEILRRGAAGPGLGRADVA
- a CDS encoding helix-turn-helix domain-containing protein, which translates into the protein MASEFGAVLRRLRDRAGLTQEELERRSGVSVSTIRGLETGKRSNPRMSTVEQLADGLALRPEQREELLIAAGLLDPLRPRPAVSDPPVSDPPVSDPPAADTARPVPEQPEPADDPAADPTAEQLAKLVAARWQREEEQRQVQDPFPLPVRWQTASDALTDHWSNILRLPPKVKADPLDLDGRLDEITDVYRRIPSGRLVVLGRSGSGKTILALRFVLDHLATRKQTEPVPVIFSIGAWNPTAITLRDWLAAQLTRDHPGYAARGPDGESLASQLVESGRILPVLDGFDEIAAGLRRPALEAINATTLPLVLTSRPAEYAAAVAETDVLTSAAAIELTDLTLDDLDDYLPRTTRKSGRANPAANAWEPVLAALREQSPHRQASPLAAVLATPLMVALARTIYSDTPEHDPASLLDDERFASPEELEDHLLDNFIPTVYRRRLPQSQGAAPHSAIAPERARRWLGHLAHHLSRLETPDLAWWRLGSSLRRSTRTLVTVLVTGLVIGLVDGAVGLAFNGVLAGAILDATAVGLLSGVLFGLAHWLTFTVKNVPVTPAIVRLRIRGRPGALQWRAGPRLVIGTSGGALFGFGYGFVVGIISSYAWHAGPSTALHIALIDGIFFGLVFGGAAGLTFCLLGLLETPLDISSVVNPRSLLHTNRRAVTTQLLVWAPAFGTIVGGGAGAAAGLLQGLLGPLIWDSTSGLVLGIISGLGGALGYTLTLTAWGQWAVLTRIWLPLTGRLPWAVMAFLEDAYQRGVLRQAGAVYQFRHARLQHHLAGIHRTRVSRRFHRSSLASGTRVRPKA
- a CDS encoding PE-PPE domain-containing protein; amino-acid sequence: MPISNRLTRCARTVALAAAVTAATAVAPAVAHADPAHHYYIELGGTGSNADAPACTTTYYYANQHLDGGIAVPVCYPASAGPWLNGHNAPDLGAPSYDGSVGQGYQNLLAAAEDTYHKDPGARFTIVGYSQGAQAADQLLETIATGGTDIPKEQVEGKLYADPKQPDTGLWAKVPKGLGILGFTSAGAGPKEFSGIPVARYCIHGDMACDATTPVSAYKFFLTDTHRRYAEDGNVMTQTIARDGEDGVFWYDN
- a CDS encoding serine/threonine-protein kinase; the protein is MGTVYLSRTRGNQPVALKMIRREYAGDGEFRRRFQQEVQAAQQVRGYHLVPVVDHDTAGEQPWLASEYVPGIPLDEAVDVHGPLPTATTLQLVACVARALDAVHTAGVVHRDLKPGNILLGSDGPWVIDFGIARAAESTRLTRSGGFIGTPQFMSPEQGTGGEVTPASDVFSLGLIAAVAATGRHPYGSGGGLAVATQIANTAQRPPDLSGYPDVLRPLLERCLAATPAARPAPAELAELCERASGRSSRDWAGWLPAPLAAQVGERSRAVRRLLDQEAAATRQRPAATYVPTRADNPLHQAPTRSAPFRPGAPPPAEAAMPVPVPDGTGTKRRVYLAIAAVALAAVAGTAWSLYGDSDHGAESEAGGHKAPTTGAGAQGTPKSKAPSAPATKPPAVKTYEPLFKNRPLTIGSPGTGEVITADLDTPKVNPNGEIGDHAAEIQYIYQYLTFRTATAKSTGTTPEACRQAVDSAPLPSELPNNDLAQGKALKKGDVLCTVTSQGNLAMLRLTAVVSSGETSFDPPGYQGLLTVWKRATG
- a CDS encoding cytochrome P450, which gives rise to MDTAAGPGSLHQVPGTGRPLPEAGLGLVERWRATGGELVELLSQVRERFGGIAAFRLGPAPTVLVTDPQAVQHVLARQPELYVKRSHRARLLIGDGVLAATGTAWKRQRRLLQSQFTGTGMRRYEQRITEAARTTAGRWARYARTGQTLDVGREMRRFALDAIWRSLTGHPLDDGTERELAAVAAVTAALPTLPADATEAQGAVATDLARIDAAARRAIDAARSGAAGPHGPGLLHILTEAAAERPEYTDRLIRDELVTLLVAGHETTATTLTWLYLLLDRHPAARDEALAAGAEGSAQRRQAIQALVHETLRLYPSAWILPRHATEDDTLAGYAIEAGTDVLVCPYLTHRDPELWPDPEHFAPRRFITPDGRPTHPGAYFPFGIGPRACLGLQFALRESTVLLEHLLPVHTLAFSSTPTKTAYGLTVRPDGPTTATLLAAGPDSRRGGVG